A genomic window from Methanovulcanius yangii includes:
- the cfbD gene encoding Ni-sirohydrochlorin a,c-diamide reductive cyclase catalytic subunit, whose protein sequence is MQYIQPRPSSIVAALYTARDLGVDLAILHGPSGCSFKHARLLEEDGLRVLTTSLGETEIILGGQDVLEKVLIEAEEQFHPTRMAVVGTCVSLIIGEDMEAAIRNSGITTPTIAIEVHAGFRENIEGVMAALEPAAEAGWISEDELDRQRRLLAAANETERLRGAACKSYIQPSRGDLKHVVAARLMECVREGKKGVAILNAKKETAYMFADILLALHETSPDADITYYANLEDAGLDKVRRDAARIREGLREGGIDPELHGALDEYGAMGETFGTILQEQAPGFAVIAGVPHAIPPEYTEGIEVFSVTNGPRQVEPLKAIGHEHVVVEVDLHPKTLGVSEIVESEFGAVLRSMQ, encoded by the coding sequence ATGCAGTATATCCAACCCCGCCCGAGTTCTATTGTCGCCGCACTGTATACAGCACGCGACCTTGGTGTCGACCTCGCCATCCTCCACGGCCCCTCCGGCTGTTCCTTCAAGCATGCCCGCCTCCTCGAAGAGGACGGTCTGCGGGTCTTAACCACATCCCTCGGCGAGACCGAGATCATCCTCGGCGGGCAGGACGTGCTCGAGAAGGTGCTCATCGAGGCTGAAGAGCAGTTCCATCCCACCCGGATGGCGGTCGTCGGCACCTGCGTCTCCCTCATCATCGGCGAGGACATGGAGGCCGCCATCCGCAATTCCGGCATCACCACCCCCACCATCGCAATCGAAGTCCATGCGGGGTTCAGGGAAAACATCGAGGGCGTGATGGCGGCACTCGAACCGGCGGCGGAGGCAGGGTGGATATCGGAGGACGAACTCGACCGCCAGCGTCGCCTGCTTGCCGCCGCCAATGAGACGGAGCGCCTTCGCGGTGCGGCCTGCAAGTCCTACATCCAGCCCTCCCGCGGCGACCTCAAACACGTCGTTGCAGCACGCCTCATGGAATGCGTTCGGGAGGGGAAGAAGGGGGTTGCCATCCTCAATGCAAAGAAGGAGACCGCGTATATGTTCGCCGACATCCTCCTCGCCCTCCACGAAACCTCCCCCGACGCGGACATCACCTATTATGCAAATCTCGAGGATGCAGGGCTCGACAAGGTCCGCCGGGACGCCGCACGCATCCGGGAAGGCCTTCGCGAGGGCGGCATCGACCCCGAACTGCACGGGGCACTGGACGAATACGGCGCCATGGGAGAGACCTTCGGGACAATCCTGCAGGAGCAGGCACCCGGATTCGCCGTCATCGCGGGGGTTCCGCACGCGATTCCTCCCGAATACACGGAAGGCATCGAGGTCTTCTCCGTCACGAACGGGCCCCGGCAGGTGGAGCCCCTCAAGGCCATCGGGCACGAACACGTGGTAGTCGAGGTCGACCTCCACCCCAAGACCCTCGGTGTCAGCGAGATTGTCGAGAGTGAGTTCGGGGCGGTGCTCCGGAGCATGCAATGA
- the cfbB gene encoding Ni-sirohydrochlorin a,c-diamide synthase, producing the protein MKSLLITGDRSGSGKTSITLAISALLAREYKVQSFKVAMDYIDPSYLTGVTGRPCRNLDSFVMDESLIRTVYDNACRGADIAIVEGVRGLYEGSDAITDEGSTASIAKQLDLNVILAVDARSITRSAAALVKGFMAFDPEVRIKGVILNQVRGKKHEEKARRAIEHFCGIPVLGAIPQTEAMQLTMRHLGLVPYLEGKGKDEFLQKIETVTEVIGEHVDMDRLLEIAGSSDAPTKQPAMFRPAETADVRIGVAIDEAFNFYYNDLFDLLPAWGAECVPFSPIHDRLPEADGYIFGGGYPELFAPELERNDAMREAVREVSASDVPIYAECGGLIYLTNTIVLKKEWNNAVTDTSYEMAGVFDGCTRMPARRVIGYVRGTSSAESPLGAGSFAGHEFHHTDVILADDTKYTYRLSRGIGIRDNLDGAIVHRTQASYTHLNPSASAPMFARFVQECRTRH; encoded by the coding sequence ATGAAGAGCCTTCTCATCACGGGTGATAGGTCGGGAAGCGGAAAGACAAGCATCACCCTCGCCATCTCCGCCCTTCTCGCACGGGAATACAAGGTGCAGTCGTTCAAGGTTGCGATGGACTACATCGACCCCTCCTACCTGACAGGAGTCACCGGCAGGCCCTGCCGCAACCTCGACAGTTTCGTGATGGACGAGAGCCTCATCCGCACGGTCTATGACAATGCCTGCCGGGGTGCCGATATCGCCATCGTCGAGGGCGTCCGCGGCCTCTATGAGGGGTCCGACGCCATCACCGACGAGGGATCGACCGCAAGCATCGCAAAACAGCTCGACCTCAATGTCATCCTCGCCGTCGACGCCCGTTCCATCACCCGCTCGGCGGCCGCCCTCGTGAAGGGATTCATGGCCTTCGACCCGGAGGTCCGCATCAAAGGCGTCATCCTCAACCAGGTGCGGGGCAAAAAACACGAAGAGAAGGCACGGCGGGCCATCGAACACTTCTGCGGCATTCCGGTGCTCGGCGCCATCCCGCAGACCGAGGCGATGCAGCTGACGATGCGCCACCTCGGGCTCGTCCCCTATCTCGAAGGGAAGGGAAAGGACGAGTTCCTGCAGAAGATCGAGACGGTCACGGAGGTCATCGGCGAACATGTCGACATGGACCGCCTTCTCGAGATCGCAGGGTCGTCCGATGCCCCGACCAAGCAGCCCGCGATGTTTCGCCCGGCGGAAACGGCCGATGTCCGCATCGGTGTCGCCATCGACGAGGCCTTCAACTTCTATTACAACGACCTCTTCGACCTCCTCCCGGCGTGGGGTGCGGAGTGTGTCCCGTTCAGCCCCATCCATGACCGGCTGCCGGAGGCGGACGGGTACATCTTCGGCGGCGGGTATCCCGAACTCTTCGCCCCCGAACTGGAGAGAAACGATGCCATGCGCGAGGCCGTCCGCGAGGTCAGCGCCTCGGACGTTCCCATTTACGCGGAATGCGGCGGCCTGATTTATCTCACCAACACCATCGTGCTGAAGAAGGAATGGAACAATGCGGTCACCGACACCTCCTACGAGATGGCAGGCGTCTTTGACGGGTGCACCCGCATGCCGGCACGCCGGGTCATAGGGTATGTCCGCGGCACCTCGTCTGCCGAAAGTCCCCTCGGCGCAGGGTCGTTCGCCGGCCACGAATTCCATCACACCGACGTCATCCTCGCGGATGATACCAAATACACCTACCGACTCTCCCGCGGCATCGGCATCCGGGACAATTTGGACGGGGCCATCGTCCACCGGACCCAGGCCAGCTACACCCACCTCAATCCGTCGGCAAGCGCCCCGATGTTTGCACGGTTCGTTCAGGAATGCCGGACGCGGCACTGA
- the cfbA gene encoding sirohydrochlorin nickelochelatase, translating into MAKTGFLLVGHGSKKPYNKELIESTAAMVAEKEDGFLVKSAFMSINEPSVQDVLDEFRSEDIEKMVVVPLFLAKGIHILVDIPGILGLAEGSYTGEFTMADGSVVPLLYAQPIGADPLLADLMIRNAYNVIEDNA; encoded by the coding sequence ATGGCAAAGACAGGATTCTTACTCGTTGGACATGGCAGCAAAAAGCCGTATAACAAGGAACTCATTGAGTCGACCGCAGCAATGGTTGCCGAAAAAGAGGATGGATTTCTGGTTAAATCCGCATTCATGAGCATTAACGAACCCAGTGTTCAGGATGTCCTCGACGAGTTCCGCTCCGAAGATATTGAAAAGATGGTCGTCGTCCCCCTCTTCCTCGCAAAGGGAATTCACATTCTCGTGGATATTCCGGGGATCCTCGGTCTTGCGGAGGGCAGCTACACGGGAGAGTTCACCATGGCGGACGGCAGCGTCGTTCCGCTCCTCTACGCCCAGCCGATCGGTGCGGACCCCCTCCTTGCCGACCTGATGATCAGAAATGCGTACAATGTCATCGAAGACAACGCCTGA
- a CDS encoding HEAT repeat domain-containing protein produces MAFFGLGDPPDVYRLKEKQNVKGLIKALGYHDKKHEDYLQKYGHSERDFPSRDIEIRSDAAKALGNIRDTRAVEPLIHALNDENYKVRKSAAEALGRIGDGRAVEPLCKALNDEYDVRITSAEALRMIGQTFPGKIGDPQTVVPLINLLNAIEPEIRQIAIHSLGETHDSRAVEPLIAALNEEDPELRSSAINALSWIGDIKALDPIIAMLDDRNDKVREDAASALEYFGDCKAAGPLVAALSDEHEDVRRKAAWSLRKIGDDRAVEPLITVLGDWDGRVRVAAVSALGEIGDPRAVEPLIAAFSDWLDYMPDNVAKALEKIGHDQNGTPITRAMIDEWKREHELSPEQQNHMKTREKERQKQINREREPKKQIEAAMERKNNPRKALLEYDRSSDFIDKNQFRYRSPVNSLRIKNGSDYQASAVITAFNTKNVMYKKPIYVGEDIYIGAINDGSYSLYYAFFDEKEVIARKMFKEPLTFITKHSRKHYFTGTEYETETCSYSITLQLASDSKMGIIDVSDEAFPV; encoded by the coding sequence ATGGCATTCTTTGGATTGGGCGATCCCCCCGATGTATATAGGCTAAAGGAGAAACAAAACGTCAAGGGATTGATCAAGGCGCTTGGTTATCATGATAAAAAACATGAAGATTATCTCCAAAAGTACGGTCACTCTGAAAGAGATTTTCCTAGCCGTGATATAGAGATACGGAGCGATGCTGCCAAGGCACTTGGAAATATTCGCGACACCAGGGCCGTGGAACCGCTCATCCATGCGCTCAACGATGAAAATTATAAGGTTCGAAAAAGCGCTGCCGAAGCGCTGGGAAGAATTGGCGATGGCAGAGCCGTCGAACCGCTTTGCAAGGCACTCAACGATGAATATGATGTCCGAATAACCTCCGCCGAAGCGCTGAGAATGATCGGCCAAACATTTCCCGGAAAAATCGGTGATCCCCAAACCGTGGTTCCCCTCATCAATTTGCTTAATGCCATAGAACCTGAGATCCGGCAAATTGCCATCCATTCCCTCGGAGAGACGCATGACAGCAGAGCAGTGGAACCACTAATCGCTGCACTAAACGAAGAGGATCCTGAATTACGTAGTTCTGCCATCAATGCGTTGAGTTGGATTGGTGATATCAAAGCCTTGGATCCGATTATTGCTATGTTGGACGATAGAAATGATAAAGTCCGTGAAGATGCTGCCTCCGCTCTTGAATATTTTGGCGATTGCAAAGCCGCAGGGCCGCTTGTTGCTGCACTCAGCGATGAACATGAGGATGTACGTAGAAAAGCTGCCTGGTCGCTGAGAAAAATTGGGGATGACAGAGCTGTTGAACCACTGATCACTGTACTCGGTGATTGGGACGGGCGCGTGCGCGTGGCGGCCGTCTCTGCACTTGGAGAAATCGGTGACCCACGAGCCGTAGAGCCGCTTATCGCTGCGTTCAGTGATTGGCTCGATTATATGCCAGATAATGTCGCAAAAGCCTTGGAAAAGATCGGCCATGACCAGAACGGGACGCCAATTACCCGTGCGATGATTGATGAATGGAAGAGAGAGCATGAGTTGTCACCAGAACAGCAGAATCATATGAAGACAAGAGAAAAAGAGAGGCAAAAACAGATCAATCGAGAACGGGAGCCAAAGAAACAGATCGAAGCTGCAATGGAGAGAAAGAATAATCCCCGAAAGGCCTTGCTGGAATATGATCGCTCTTCAGATTTCATAGACAAAAATCAATTTAGATATAGGTCCCCCGTGAACAGTTTAAGAATAAAAAACGGATCCGACTATCAAGCTTCAGCCGTAATCACCGCTTTCAATACAAAAAACGTCATGTACAAGAAGCCAATATATGTTGGAGAGGACATTTATATCGGTGCAATTAATGATGGATCATATAGTCTTTATTACGCATTTTTTGATGAGAAAGAAGTCATTGCCCGAAAAATGTTTAAAGAACCACTGACCTTTATCACAAAACATTCAAGGAAACATTATTTCACGGGGACTGAGTATGAGACAGAAACTTGCAGTTATTCCATAACACTTCAGCTGGCGTCTGATTCGAAGATGGGAATAATAGATGTAAGCGATGAGGCATTTCCGGTGTAA
- the ilvE gene encoding branched-chain-amino-acid transaminase encodes MLIYLNGEFVPESEAKVSVFDHGLLYGDGVFEGIRAYNGRVFRLEEHIDRMYDSAKTIDLKIPISKEEFAEIICETLRRNDLKDAYIRPLVTRGVGDLGLDPNKCAKPTIIVIATGWGAMYGDLYEKGLRAITCSVRRNPAEALPPNVKSLNYLNNIMAKIEANYKGGDEAIFFDTNGYIAEGSGDNIYIVKNGTIITPPTLNNLRGITRMVLLEIAEEMGITTVEHNIGYYDLYTADEVLVSGSAAEVAPVVLIDGRSIGTGKPGPIFKQLSVAFKRRTETEGTPL; translated from the coding sequence ATGCTGATTTACCTGAACGGGGAATTCGTGCCCGAGAGCGAGGCAAAAGTTTCCGTTTTTGACCACGGTCTTCTCTATGGAGACGGTGTGTTCGAGGGCATCCGTGCATACAACGGCCGGGTCTTCCGGCTGGAGGAACACATCGACCGGATGTACGACTCTGCAAAGACGATCGACCTTAAGATCCCTATCTCGAAGGAAGAGTTTGCAGAGATCATCTGTGAGACGCTCCGGAGAAACGACCTGAAGGACGCCTACATCCGCCCGCTGGTTACCCGTGGCGTCGGGGACCTTGGTCTTGACCCCAACAAATGCGCGAAACCCACCATCATCGTCATTGCGACCGGCTGGGGCGCGATGTACGGGGATCTCTACGAGAAGGGACTTCGTGCCATCACCTGCTCCGTCAGGAGAAATCCGGCAGAGGCGCTGCCGCCCAATGTGAAGAGCCTCAACTACCTCAACAATATCATGGCAAAGATTGAGGCGAACTACAAGGGAGGCGACGAGGCCATCTTCTTCGACACCAACGGCTACATCGCCGAAGGCTCGGGAGATAATATCTATATCGTCAAGAACGGAACGATCATCACTCCCCCCACCCTGAACAATCTTCGCGGCATCACCCGCATGGTGCTCCTCGAGATTGCCGAAGAGATGGGCATCACCACGGTGGAGCACAACATCGGCTACTATGATCTCTACACCGCCGACGAAGTTCTCGTCTCCGGGTCGGCGGCGGAGGTCGCCCCCGTCGTCCTCATCGACGGCAGGAGCATCGGCACCGGGAAACCCGGCCCCATCTTCAAGCAGCTGAGCGTTGCGTTCAAGCGCCGGACCGAGACCGAAGGGACGCCTCTCTAA
- a CDS encoding zinc ribbon domain-containing protein, whose translation MSKTKIPKDEDRKKSINNYLFVIFITGLVLIFFILPIIANIIFIDYRTQLVIMGFVLIITILSGGFVFLNYFSIKSSKSKEQSRSVHNADYLINNLPDGVGEIKIWNETGSRTVAVLTKYGSIKGVAALYIPNNYAKKIRGKLEGKYELYFTIGKDWNYTKNEFEEDPVYFKLKDLVDYSDKNESHTILPTDPLNKKSILTINKDQFPTIIQDEIKTIPSKIPRNETSNNKYRKKTVSRPNRSYSSPTSRENYYSPPLKYSLNQNVRCSICGNNLQKIEESSMQTAIKLGNVTSMQRGKLGAEHLSDYDLWLGTACPACHRIFCSNCVSLNPETCLTCPKCGNRLVPAQRDFLTWI comes from the coding sequence ATGTCAAAAACAAAAATCCCGAAAGATGAAGATCGAAAGAAGTCCATCAATAATTACCTATTTGTGATATTCATCACGGGATTAGTTCTAATTTTTTTCATTTTGCCAATTATTGCTAACATCATATTCATCGATTACAGAACTCAGCTTGTCATAATGGGTTTTGTTTTAATTATTACAATATTATCTGGCGGCTTTGTTTTTTTAAATTATTTTTCAATTAAGTCCTCAAAATCCAAGGAACAATCCAGATCTGTCCATAATGCGGATTACCTTATCAACAATTTACCCGATGGGGTTGGTGAAATAAAAATATGGAATGAAACCGGCAGCCGAACGGTTGCGGTGCTTACAAAATATGGCTCGATAAAAGGAGTTGCCGCACTATATATTCCAAACAATTATGCCAAAAAAATCAGAGGAAAACTTGAGGGGAAATATGAACTCTACTTTACGATTGGAAAAGACTGGAATTACACAAAAAATGAGTTTGAGGAAGATCCCGTTTATTTTAAACTTAAAGACTTGGTTGATTATTCCGACAAGAACGAATCTCATACAATATTGCCCACAGATCCCTTGAACAAAAAATCCATTTTAACCATAAATAAGGATCAGTTTCCAACCATAATTCAGGATGAGATTAAGACGATCCCCTCCAAAATACCCCGGAATGAAACAAGCAATAATAAATACCGTAAAAAGACAGTCTCTCGCCCGAACCGATCCTACTCTTCACCGACTAGCAGGGAGAACTATTACAGCCCTCCCCTGAAATACAGCCTTAATCAAAATGTCAGATGCTCGATCTGTGGAAATAATTTGCAAAAAATTGAAGAATCAAGTATGCAGACAGCAATAAAATTGGGAAACGTTACCTCAATGCAACGCGGAAAGCTTGGAGCCGAGCATTTGTCTGATTATGATCTATGGTTGGGAACAGCATGCCCTGCATGTCATAGAATATTTTGTTCTAATTGTGTTTCGCTTAATCCTGAGACCTGTCTAACCTGTCCAAAATGTGGAAATAGATTAGTTCCTGCCCAAAGAGACTTCCTGACTTGGATTTGA
- the cfbE gene encoding coenzyme F430 synthase encodes MSSKTTPDVPMNILVLDTIHGGKEIARHLFSLGHTVDCVDVYRGRDGIPVAEARSRRYDLIAAPVHLDPDHPLMTIEGTPYTTHHEIVATILRPLGLGTVIEITGTRGKTTTAHAIAHGMGGSGILHTSTGTYRYPGKETLWKKSITPASLINAAEEAASTGGWLIAEESIGVSGAGDLGILTSDIDYAIAGGKKSALAEKTRMLAGCGQVLLAPGMEEEIPGATPAGEIVSLEGIRCSWNCNGRDGSFENPLFAVEGYRVPLMTAAAALCLLGEDPAALATFTALPARMHVQAAEGDTTIVDNANSGACLATTCDAVALARRHRPGCRLTLVVGAESSTVCEGFPFADIAEVIKNTTPTSVIIVGEQYRSCRTDTLAVMPLAIVATLDEGAALARSTETDAIVLAVKTWR; translated from the coding sequence ATGTCATCGAAGACAACGCCTGACGTTCCCATGAATATTCTGGTGCTCGACACCATACACGGCGGCAAGGAGATTGCCCGCCACCTTTTTTCTCTTGGGCATACGGTGGACTGTGTCGATGTCTACCGCGGTCGTGACGGCATACCCGTGGCCGAGGCCCGTTCCCGCCGGTATGACCTCATCGCCGCCCCCGTCCACCTGGACCCGGACCACCCCCTCATGACCATCGAAGGGACGCCCTACACCACGCATCACGAGATCGTCGCAACAATTCTCCGGCCGCTCGGACTCGGGACGGTCATCGAGATCACCGGGACGCGGGGAAAGACGACGACCGCCCATGCAATTGCCCACGGGATGGGCGGCAGCGGCATCCTGCACACCTCCACCGGCACGTACCGGTATCCGGGAAAGGAGACGCTCTGGAAAAAGAGCATCACCCCCGCCTCGCTCATCAACGCCGCAGAGGAGGCGGCCTCCACCGGCGGGTGGCTGATTGCCGAAGAATCGATCGGCGTATCGGGCGCAGGAGACCTCGGCATCCTCACCTCGGATATCGATTATGCCATTGCCGGAGGAAAAAAATCAGCCCTTGCAGAGAAGACACGGATGCTCGCCGGGTGCGGGCAGGTGCTCCTCGCCCCCGGCATGGAAGAGGAGATCCCCGGTGCAACCCCCGCGGGAGAGATCGTCTCGCTGGAAGGCATCCGGTGCTCATGGAATTGCAACGGCAGGGACGGCTCGTTTGAAAACCCGCTCTTCGCAGTCGAGGGGTACCGCGTTCCCCTGATGACCGCCGCGGCCGCCCTCTGCCTCCTCGGCGAGGACCCTGCCGCTCTTGCCACCTTCACCGCACTTCCCGCCCGGATGCACGTGCAGGCGGCGGAGGGGGATACCACCATCGTCGACAACGCAAACAGCGGCGCCTGTCTTGCCACCACCTGCGATGCGGTCGCCCTTGCCCGGCGCCATCGCCCCGGCTGCCGGCTCACCCTCGTCGTCGGTGCAGAGTCCTCCACGGTCTGTGAAGGATTTCCATTTGCTGATATAGCAGAAGTGATAAAAAATACAACACCGACGTCGGTCATCATCGTGGGAGAGCAGTACCGCTCCTGCCGGACCGACACGCTTGCGGTCATGCCGCTTGCCATCGTCGCCACCCTCGACGAGGGGGCGGCACTGGCACGATCGACCGAAACCGACGCGATTGTACTCGCCGTTAAAACATGGAGATAA